The Clostridium aceticum genomic interval CTTAAATACGGACAACATTTTATTCAGCAGTATGAGACGGAAGAAATAGATGAAAAGACAAATGAAAAAATAAGAAGAATTCATTCTCTTTCAGTTTCAGTTGACACTAAAATGCAGCCAATAAATATGGTATGTACTAAAGAAAGTGGCGAAATAGTCACCCCTGATACCTTTAAATATGCTTCCAGGGTAATTCACTATAGCTTAGGAATATTGTTCAATTTCCACTCCTTAAGGCACACTCACGCAACTTTATTGATTGAAAACGGAGCAAACATCAAGGATGTTCAAAAGAGACTTGGTCATTCCAGGATAGAAACAACACTGAATACTTACACCCATCAGACTGAATCTATGTCTAATGAAACCGTAGATATATTCGAGAAGGTTGCAAAGAAAAAAGATGGCTTGCCTACCAAAGCAAAGTAGTCTTGCCAACGGGTAAAAAATTGCGTTGGCAAATTGTAGGCAATCCAACATAGATCGCTATTTTTATTCTTTTAAACCATTGCTATTCCTAGAAAGTTTACAAACACTCTCAACATGAGCCGTATGCGGAAACATATCCACAGGCTGCACCTCCACCGTCTTATACCCCTTCTCTTCTAAATAAGCCAAATCTCTTGCCAAAGAAGCCGGGTTGCAAGATACATATACTACTCTTCTGGGGTTCATTTTTACTATGGTTTCTAATACCTTCTCTTCACAGCCTTTTCTTGGAGGGTCTACTACTACTATGTCTGCTTTTAATCCCTTTTCATAAAGCTCTGGTATCACCACTTCTGCTTCTCCCACATAAAACTCCGTGTTGTTTATATCATTAATCCTAGCATTTTCCTTAGCATCTTTGATAGCAGCATCTACCACCTCTACACCTACTACCTTCTTGGCTTTCTTTGCTAAGAATAAGGATATCGTCCCTATGCCACAGTAGATATCAAATACATTTTCTTCCCCTGTCAAATCTGCATACGCTAAGGCCTTCTCATACAACACTTTCGTTTGAGTAGGATTTACTTGAAAAAAGGATTGTGCTGAAATATGAAATTTTAAATCTCCTATGTAGTCTACAATTTTATCCTCACCATAAATAGTTATAGTCTCTCTACCAAAAATAACATTAGTGTCTTTATTATTGATATTTTGAACAATGCTCTTTAATCCTTTTACCTTCTTTTGAAGCATTTCTACTAAACGATCCTTCAAAGGTAGATCTTTTCCATTTGTGATGATGACCACCATCACTTCTCCCGTTTCAAAGCCTACCTTAGTTACTACATGCCTTATAAGTCCTTTCTTGCTTTTTTCATCATAGACAGTTATTTTGTAAGCTTCGATATACTCCTTCATTACCTCTATAACCTCTTTGTTGATAGGCGCTTGAATATGACAATAATCTGTAGCTACTATATCGTGGCTTCCCTTTTTATAAAAACCAAGGATTGCTTTACCCTTCATCATACCTACTGGAAATTGGGACTTATTACGGTATTCATAAGGATTTTCCATACCTATAGTAGGATGAACAACCGTTTCTACTTTTCCTATTCTCTCTAAAATTTCCTTTACCCGATTCCCTTTAATAGCTAGTTGCTTTTTGTAATCCATATGCATGATTTGACATCCACCGCATGTACTGGCTAAACTACAAGGTGGCTCAATTCTATCCTTCGAAGGCTGAAGCATTTGGATGATTCTACCCATACCATAATTTTTCTTAAGGGTCTTTAGTTTTATCTTTACAATATCCCCTGGAATCCCCCCTTCAACAAAAACTGTAAAACCTTCTATTCTTCCTACCCCTTCACCTGTATGTCCTATGTCTTCTATTTCAACGGTATATATGCTGTTTTTTTGTAACATTACGCATCTGCACTCCTTTTTTCTATGTTCCTTTTGTCGAAACTTATAGTTTTTCTTTTATTTAATGCTGTTTTTCCCTCTTTATAGCAACATTTGTTTTATGGTTTTTGTTTACCATGTATACCCATTATATTATAATATATAGTAATTATATAAAAAGGACAAGCTTAGAAGGGAGTAGAAAAAGATGGCTCGATCTATTAAAACAATTTTATTGTTAATTATAATTTTTATTAGTGCTTCAGGAATACCTTTATATGCTGATTCATCAAGTTTAAACTTTTCTTTACCTTTTACTGGATCTAACAAAGACATACTTTCTATTGATACTAGTATAACCATGCTTTCCTCATCTCACCCACAGTTACAAGTATCTCTAAAGGTAAATGAAAAACTTTTACCACTGCAATTCAATGAAAGTCATCCTGTTGAAGTGCTCTTGTACTTAGGAGAAGATGTTATTAAAGGCATCGATACTCCAGATATAACGATTCATCATGGTGAAATTACAAATTTAGAAATAGATCTTCCTCAAAACCTTCTAGATATTCCCAATGGTGATTATACACTTAAAGTACAGCTCCATGTGGAAAATACTCAGACTCCTGTGATCACAGACATACTTCCAATCACCTATTACAGCGACTTCACTTATGCCAAAGCATTAAGCTCTATTAATAGAAATCAAACCGCCTTGACTCTATATTTCCCAGACAATAATATGGATAATTTGATTCCTATTACAAGAATAATCCCCTATACGACAACACCTTTAAGAGCTACTATCGATGAATTAGCAAAAGGTCCAAATCCTGTCCTAGGATTACCTGATCTATCTCCTGTGCCTTCTGTGCAGAGACTAAATTTAAGTCGAAGGATAGCAAATGTATATCTTCCTAGTGATCTAGGGATTTATGGCCAGTATGCCTCTTCTGCAAGAATTGCTGTAGATAGTTTTGTAAACTCTCTAACGACTATTAATGAAGTAGAGGGGGTGCAGTTTTACTTTGATAATAGGATTTTAACAGAGGGTTTCCATGGTATGGTTATGGATGAACCGATTTTTCCCTCTAAAAATTTTCAGCTTTATGTTGGCTATAGAAGCACTACGGATCGAATTTTGCTGACACCTATAGACCCATTTACTGAAGATCATTCTATCGAAACAATATTTAATGGGTTGAAATATAGCGGTAATCCTTCCCTTTATAATTATACATTACAACCTACGGTGCCAGAAGAAGTTGTACTGTTGGACTACTCCATCAGTGAAAATCTTCTTCGCTTAAAACTTAGTGAAGCCTTTGTAAAAATGGATGACACCAGAAATCTGATGATAGATGCCATCGTATATACCTTTACTTCTTTAGAAGGTATAGATTCTGTTGAGTTTCAAGTAGAAAATCTATCTTCTTTTGAATCTGATTTACCAGAAAACTTAATTTTAAATGAGCCCCTTTTTGCTACACCCTATATAAATCCAGAAATTTAGACAAAGAGACAGCGTAGCTGTCTTTTTGTTGTAAAAAAAAATGAGCACATAATATGTGCTCCAAGAAGATTAGAATCAGTTTACCTCTTAATTTTTAAAAATAGACCTGTTAAGCATTATTTACCAATACTATAAATATTATACCTTATTTCCATGAATATCCTCAAACTTTATTTTCTAAAATAAAACATAAATGTGCCTTCTTCAATCATTCTTTTCATTTTACTTCTTACAGTACTCTTTATAGCAGCTCTAGTGACTGGAATTACCAGAGAAAAACCTATGACATCCGTAAATATCCCAGGGGTCAATAATAGTGCACCACCTACAATCACACATAAGCCATTAATTAGCTCATCTCCTGGCATTCTTCCTTGAGCCATTTCTAACTTAATTCTTCTGATAACACCTTTTCCTTCACTTCTAGCTAGATATGCACCCATTATCCCAGTAAAAAAAACAATAAGTAAAGTATAACCTACCCCTATATAGCTGCTTAGTCTCAGCAAAATAGCTAATTCTACGATAGGAACAATTGTAAACAATAAAATAAGTTTCAATAACATAAAAACACCTCATTAGGAATTTTTCATCAAACCTTGATAAATATCTGGATGAATTTTTTTGAAGTTTACTGGTTTTAAATTTGTATCTACAAAAGCATGTGTAGTTTCTCCTGTTGCCAACAACCGATGATCTATCTTTCTAACAATATCATATTCAAAAGTAATCCTAACTCCCTTAACTTCCTTCACTTTTGTCTCTATAATAATTTCATCATCATATTTGGCTGCTTCTTTATACCTGCACTTTACTTCTACCACTGGAAGCATAATATTCTCTTCCTCCAGTTGCTTATAGGAATAACCCATTTCCCTCAAAAGCGTAGTTCTGCCTACCTCAAACCAAGTAAAGTAATTTCCATGATAAACTACTGCCATTTGATCTGTCTCTTGATACCTTACTCGTATCTCACTATAGCTTTTTTCCAATATATTACCTCCTATAAAACATTATTCTCTAATATGTAATTCTATATTAATTATTTTTTTCCTTTTTATGCTGAAAATCTATGTAAAACCTTACAAAAAAACAGAGAAACAAGTTCTCTGTCTTCTACAAAGGTAAATTCTTTAATGTGCTTTTCCAAGATAAGCCTCTAAAATAGATTTATCTTGTAAAATTTCTTTAGCATTACCCTCTTTTTTAATAACACCTTGCTCCAAAACATAGGCCTTATCAGCAATAGAGAGAGCTTTATAGGCATTTTGCTCTACCAGCAGTATTGTTTTATTCATTTTCTTTATATCTTCAATAATTTCAAAAATTGTCTTTACCAACAAAGGTGCTAACCCAAGGGAAGGCTCATCCAATAAAATTAAGTCTGGATTTCCCATCAATCCCCTACCCATAGCCAACATTTGTTGTTCTCCACCACTTAATGTTCCTGCCATTTGGTCTTTTCTTTCTTCTAATCGGGGAAATAATTGATAGATTTTTTGTAAGTCTATTTCAATATTTTTTTTATCTCTGCGTAAGTAAGCTCCCATCATTAAGTTGTCCTTTACGGTTAAATTAGCAAAAATCAATCTACCCTCCGGTACTTGACAAATTCCCAATTCTACAATTTTATGAGGAATTTTCGGCACTTCCTTACCCCTATAGGTAATCATCCCTGCTTTGGGCTTGACTACACCAGAGATAGCGTTCAATAGTGTGGATTTTCCTGCACCATTAGAACCAATAATTGAAACAATTTGCCCTTCCTTTACTTCTATATCTATACCTCTTAAGGCATGAATTCCACCATAATATACATTGAGATTTTCTACTTTTAGCAAATTACTTCCTCCTCCCCAAGATATGCTTCGATTACCTTTGAATTTGTTTGAATCTCTTGGGCGGTTCCTTCTGCTAATTTTCTTCCAAAGTTTAACACAACAATTTTATCACAGATTCCCATAATAAGGTCCATGTGATGTTCTATGACTAAAACAGTAAGCTGAAACCTATCTCTGATTTCTTTGATCAGATGCATTAGCTTTATTGTCTCATCTGGATTCATCCCCGCTGCAGGCTCGTCTAAAAGAAGAAGTTTCGGCTGTAATGCCAAAGCTCTTGCAATCTCAAGCCTTCGTTGGAGACCATAGGGAAGATTAGAAGCCACCGTATCTTTTCTATCTGTTAAACCCATAATTTCTAATAACTCTTCTACCTGTTGATGCAGCTTTTTTTCCCCAGTCCTAAACTTTTTATTTCTAACGACTGCATCTAAAATACTATAATCTGTATTATAATGGCAGGCTGTCAATATATTATCATAAGTAGTAAGCTTCTTAAATAATCTAATATTTTGAAAGGTTCTTGTTATACCTATATCAGCAATTTGATAGGGCTGTAGGTTTTGTAGCTTCTTTCCTTCAAAGAAGATATCTCCCTCAGTAACATTATATATTCCAGTAATGAGATTAAACATTGTAGTCTTTCCCGCTCCATTAGGACCTATGATCCCTGAAATACTATCCTTTTCTATCTGAAAAGCCATGTTTGCTACAGCTGTTAAACCTCCAAACTGTTTTGTCACATCTTTTAATTCTAAGATTGTTGCCATCTATTTATCCCCCCCCACTGCAGACTTTTTCTTGCCAAAAGATGTTATATGAGAGATAAGTTTTTTGATATTAGTTATACTGATTTCATAGCCACCCATCAATCCCTGTGGCCTTGTAATCATAATAAATATAACAGATGCCCCGTAAACCACCAGTCTCCATCTATCAAAAGTTCTTAAAACCTCTGGTAGGGATGTTAAAACAATGGCACCAATAATGCTGCCGGATATACTGCCTAACCCTCCAAAAATCACCATAATCGTTAACTCTGTAGACTTTATTAATTGAAACATTCTAGGTTGTAAAAAACCTGTATAATGGGCTAACATACCACCTGCAACGCCTGCATAAGCTGCACTGATGGCAAGGGAAATCATTTTATATTTAAAAACATTGATGCCTATAATTTGTGATGCCATCTCTTCTTCTCTTATAGCCTGCATGTTTCTACCATGTCTTGATTTAATTAAATTTACTAGTATAATGACGGCGATGACATTTAAAACCACAACATTGGTCAAACTTGTTCTTAAAGGGATACCAGGCCACCCTCTAGCCCCTCCAAAGTATTGGACATTGTCCAAGATCAGTCGGATAGCTTCTCCAAATCCCAAAGTAGCGATACAAAAATAATCCCCCTTTAGATTTAAAGTTAATTTTCCAATAATTAAACTAAAAAAAGCTGCTATCAAACCTCCTATTAGGATAGCTAACACAAAAGGAACATTTAACTTCACTGTCATAACAGCTGTAGCATAGGCTCCTATTGCCATAAACCCCGCATGTCCAAAAGAAAAAAGTCCAGTAAATCCCGTCAATAATGATAATCCCAGTACCGCCAATAGATAAATCCCTGATAAAATTAAAATTCCTTGAATATAATACCAACCCATTGTGTCACCTCCTATGCCTTATCCTCTGTAATTTTACCCATTAATCCTCTTGGTCGCACAACTAAGACAGCGATTAATAATATAAAGGCTATAAGATCTCTATATTGAGAGGATATATAACCAGCTGTTAGTGTTTCTATAACCCCCAGCAATATAGAACCGATTACTGCTCCTGGGACACTTCCTAATCCTCCAAATACAGCAGCAATAAAGGATTTCATAGTGATAAAACCAATCTGTGGATATACTGTGTATTTCATACCAAACAGCACCCCAGCGATTCCTGCCAGCATACCCCCTAAGCCAAAAACAATAAATATTATTTTATCAGTATTTACCCCCATTAAGGTGCTAGCTCGGATACTATAGGCTGTTGCCTTAATCGCCATACCAGTTTTGGTTTTTTCAATGATATAAATAAGAAGTAATAGACTTATTCCAGATATTAAGAACATAATAGCATCTAGCCTTCCTATAGAAATGGCTCCTATTTGAAAAGGCGTAGTAGAAAAAACTCGAGGATAGGTTCTAAATGTGGGACCTATCGTTGCTATTACAATGTTTTCTAAGAATATAGAAGCCCCCATAGCAGAGATGATAAAATATAAAAAGGGTGCATTTCTTTTTCTTAAAGGTCGGTAGGCCACCCGTTCTATCGTCACAGCTAAGAAGCCTGCTGCTATGATAGCTAACGCAAAAGCCCCAGCAAAAGGAAGCTCTAAGGCTGTCATTAAGAAGAATCCTGCATAAGCTCCTATCATAATTACTCCGCCGTGGGCAAAATTACTGAAGTTCATAATACTATACACAAGGGAATACCCTACTGCCATCAGTGCATATACACTGCCAATCGACAGTCCGTTGATCATTTGTTGAAAAAAAGCAGACATATTTTCCCCTCCTTTTTACGTTATTCCTCATCAGCCCAGCTAAAAATACCTGCATTTTCTAGACTTTTTAGATATTTATATAGAATAGAGAGGGTAAAACCCTCTCTAGACAATTATTCTACAGAATATTTTTGTTGGAATTTATAGTCGCTATCTATAATCTTAATAATCGCTGCATCTTTTCCCTCTGGGTTATGGGTATCTGGACTAATGGTAATTTGTCCTGTAATCCCTTGAACACTGGCGGTCTTTAAGGCATCTCTTATAGCTACAGAGTCAAAGTTGCCTGCTTCTAAAATAGCACTTTCCAATAATTTTACTGCATCATAGGCAAGATAGCCATTTAACTCTACTGGCAAATTATATTTTGCTGTATATGTATCCTTAAAATCTTGTACTTCTGGATCAGCGAAATCTAAATGGTTTACAAAGTAACTACCTTCAACAGCCTCTGCAGCCATTTCTAACAATACCTCTGAAGGCCATCCATCCCCACCTATCAAAACAGCATCGATTCCTAATTCTCTTGCCTGATTAGCACTTAAAGCAACTTCTTTAAAGAAGTAAGGCATAAATACGATTTCTGGATTTGCTTCTTTAATTTTACTTAGTTGTGGTCTAAAATCTACATCGCCAAACTTAAAGGCTTCTTTAGCAACAATTTCTCCACCTTTTTCCTTAAAGGTCTTTTCAAAAAACTCTGTTAATCCTTGAGAATAATCATCTGCTACGTCATATAAAATAGCAGCTTTTGTAAACCCTAAAACATCAACAGCATATCCTGCAGCAACGGCTCCTTGGTAAGGGTCGATAAAGCATACTCTGAAGTTAAAAGGCTTAACTTCACCGTTTTCATCTACTGTTACTCTAGGGTTGGTGGCAACGGTAGCAATACCTGGCACCTGCATTTCTTCTAATACAGAAGAAATCGCTATAGCTTGACCACTGGCATTAGGTCCAATTACTGCTACAACGTTATCTTGAGATGTTAGTCTTCTTACAGCATTCACCGCTTCCATAGCATCTCCACGGGTATCGTATCCAATGACTTCTACTTTTTTACCTAGCAATCCGCCATTCTCATTGATCTCGTCAAATAACATCTTTACAGTATTGAATTCACAGTTACCCCATACTGCTTGATCTCCTGTCAAGGAACCTACCCATCCAACTTTTACAACTTCACCTTCTGCACCAGCATCTTGATTGCCTTCTGGCGTAGCAGCTGGCTCATTTGAACCACAACCAACAAACACTAAGCTCAAAATAAGTAATACAGCTACTAGTAAAAATAACTTTTTCTTTAACATTTTTTCTCCCCCTTAACACTTATTCTCTACTTTTCTATCCCCATCTAATTTCTCTCTTCTCCCCTTTACACTACAAAGGCATCACCACCTTGAAGTTAAATTAAGCTAGAATTATTGAAAATTTTAGAATTATTAATCATATTTTACTTTTAATTATACGTGCTTTTGGTTATTTTTTCTAGCTTTTTCTTTTGAATATAAATATTTTTTTATAAACATACTATTTTTTTCACAAAAAAAAGGACCTACAATCAATGTAGATCCTGTAAGTATGTTCCTTTATGCAATTTATATGAATAAAGGGGGAGAATGTTTATTACATAGTTTTATTATATGAAGCAACTACAGTTTTTGTGTTATTATTGGATAAAAATTCTATGAAAAATTTTATAAGACTCTGGTTTTTCCACTATAAATCAATCCTGTTTTTGCATCTACAGTTACAATGTCTCCATTTTTAAGTTTATGTGTTGCATTATTGGCTCCTACTATAGTAGGTTTTCCTAGGTTTAATCCTACAATAGCAGCATGACTGGTTAAGCCGCCTTCCTCTGTTACAATAGCTCCTGCCGTCTCCATATAAGGATTTAAATCCTTATCAGTAAATTGTGTAACCAAAATATCCCCTGCGTCGATTTGAACTTGACTTTCTTGTGTAGCATCTATAATTACTACCTTTCCAGTAGCCGCCCCTTTACCTATGCCTGTTCCATTGAGGAGGATATCTCCAACAATGTGGGCTTTAATTAAATTGGTTGTTCCAGCTACACCTACTGGCACACCAGCGGTAATCACCACTAAGTCCCCTCTTTGAATCATACCTTCACTCAATGCTGCCTGTATTGCAGCATGAAAAATATCGTCTGTTGAACCCATTTCTTCTATCAATATGGAGTTTACTCCCCATACTAAACTTAATCTCCTGCGCATTCTTTCTTTTGTAGTAGTAGCTATAATTGGTGCCTTTGGTCTAAATTTTGATACCATTCTCGCTGTATGTCCTGAAGAAGTAGCCGTAACAATTGCAGATGCCTGAAGATCCATAGCAGTAACACAGGTAGCATTACTAATAGCATCTGTAATGGTGGTTTCTCTTTCAATCGCCTTGTTTCTTAACAAGGTTCTATAATCAATAGAAGTCTCTATTCTTTTAGCAATACTTGTCATGGTTTTTACAGCTTCAACAGGATACTTACCAGCAGCAGTTTCCCCTGATAGCATAATAGCATCTGTACCATCTAAAATAGCATTAGCTACGTCCGTTACCTCTGCTCTCGTAGGTCTAGGATTTCTTATCATAGAATCTAGCATTTGTGTAGCAGTAATAACTGGTTTTGCCACCTTATTACATTTTTCGATCATATTTTTTTGTACCAGTGGTATTTCTTCTGTAGGAATTTCTACGCCTAGGTCTCCTCTAGCCACCATAATACCATCAGATACTTCAATAATTGTATCTAAGTTGTCTACGCCTTCTTGATTTTCAATCTTAGAAATAATGTGGATATGTTCTGCATTGTTTTCTTCTAATATTTTTCTAATAGCTAATACATCTTCTGCTTTTCTCACAAAAGAAGCTGCAATAAAATCAATATCCATCTTAATACCAAACTCAATATCCGCTTTGTCCTTCTCCGTAATGGCAGGCAGATTGATTTTTACTCCTGGTACATTGACACCCTTATGATTTTTTACAACCCCTGCATTTTCAACAATGCATTCTATATCTGTTTCACCAATGATCTTTTGAACCTTTAATTCTATCAAACCATCATCAATTAAAATACTATCTCCTTCTTTTACATCCTTCCCTAAACCAGTATAGCTGATGCTGCAAATAGTAGTATCACCCATTACTTCTCTTGTTGTTAGAGTGAAGGTTTGTCCTTCTTCAAGGTAGACTTCTGGATCCTTAAACTTTCCTGTTCTTATTTCTGGTCCCTTCGTATCAAGAAGAATAGCTATAGGCAGTTTTAGTTCTTCTCTCACTTCCTTGACGATTTCTATTCTTTTTTTATGTTCTTCGTGAGATCCGTGGGAAAAATTTAACCTGGCAACATTTAATCCATTTTCCACTAACTGCTTTAATACCTCTTTTTCCTCACTGGCTGGTCCTAAGGTGCATACGATTTTGGTCTTCTTCATTGTTTTTCCTCCCTCTACATGGATAATATGTCAGCTAATTGATAAGTTTCTTTATCTAATTTTTTCTCAATGCTTAGTGCTTTTTCAATATCTACACCAATAATTTCATTTCCTTTAATCCCTACAACAAGGCTTTGTTTTCCTTCTATTAATAAATCTACTGCCTTAGCTCCCATTTTACTAGCCAAAACACGGTCAAAGGCGGTTGGACTTCCACCCCTCTGAGTGTGCCCTAATATAGTAGCTCTTGTTTCAATACCTGTCATTTCTTCAATGGTAGCACCTAGTTCAATAGCTCCTCCTACGCCTTCTGCTAGTAGGATAATACTATGTAGTTTTCCTCGATTTTTACCTTTTATGAGTTTTCTACAAACTTGTTCAATATCTAACCCTACCTCTGGTATAATAATACTTTCAGCACCCCCGGCTAATCCAGCATGGAGAGCAATGTCTCCGCAGTGTCTGCCCATAACCTCTATGATATTGGCCCTACCATGAGAAGTAGAGGTATCTCTAATTCTGCTGATGGCCTCCACTACCGTATTCATAGCAGTATCAAAACCTATAGTATAGTCTGTATAAGCCAAGTCATTATCAATAGTTCCCGGTACACCAATCGTTGGTATACCTAATTTACTTAATTCCTCAGCTCCTCTGAAGGACCCATCCCCCCCTATGACTACCATGCCTTCTATACCAAAGACCTTCATAACGTTTAGTGCCTTTTTTCTTCCTTCCTCTGTTCTAAACTCTTCACTTCTAGCAGTTCTTAATATGGTGCCTCCTCTATGAATAATATCTGCAACAGAAGATAGATTCATTTCCTCTAACTGTCCTTGAATCAAACCATCATACCCTCTTCTAACCCCTATCACCCTACAGCCTTTGGCTATTGCATTCCTTACAACAGCTCTTATGGCAGCATTCATACCGGGAGAGTCTCCTCCACTAGTTAACACACCTACTGTCTTCATTACTGTTACCTCCATTCTATCCTAGAGGGTCATTTTTTGTCCCTATGGACAAAACCTATCCCTATAGGTTATTAACTAAAAAATAGGGACTTATATTGCTATAAGCCTTGTTGCAATAATATTGTATGTACCTCTTCAACCTCAGATCTAGGAACCAGAATCTCGCAAGTACCTTGGTCATTATTTTTACTTATGGGTTTTACTTTTACTAAGAAGCCTTCTTTTACCAATATTTTCTCAATATGTTGAGCATCTTCCCTGGTGTTTGCCATATACACTACTGTCCACATTTTTACTTCGAGGCCTCCTTCATCATCAGTCTTCTTCCATTGTACCAGTATTATGTAATTTCTTAATAACAATTATATATAATTTATGCTATCTTTTCAAACAAAATTCTACTAAAGTATGTGAGATTTTATGACTTTTCTTGTAGAAAAGCCATAAAATCTCAGGTATTTACTTAATTTTAACAGATTCTTCACCAAAAATCTGTGATAATTCTTTTATTAAGTCATCATTAAGTTTTACCCATAAATCTCTATCTGCCCTGAAAACTTTATTTTCGTTTTCGATGTAGACATAAAGCGGAACACTTCCATGATACTTTCTTAATATATTTTTAGCCTCATGCACTAAAACCATGTCACTTTTTTCTCTGATTTTCAGATACAATTTTTGGGTTTCAAGTTTCGCTAATGGTCTTATTGTATTGGTTAAAATTTTAGGACTTTCTTCATCTTTTAAACTTAATGTACCTTCTATGATGACTAGATTTCCCTCTTGAAGTAAATTTGCATGTTGATTCAAGACATTGGGAAATACAATACATTCCATTGTCCCCAATAAATCTTCTAGTGTAATAAAAGCCATTAGTTTATTATTTCTTGTAGTTTTTGTTATCTTTTCTAATATCATACCTCCAACAATAATTTTCTCTCCATCTTTATGTTCTGTTTCTTGAGGATTTTCCATAATTTCATTGATATTGCTGCTATTAATACTGGTAAAATATTTTAGCTCTTGTTGAAGTTCTGCCAATGGATGCCCACTAATGTACAGACCTAGTACATCCTTTTCCATATTTAATCTTATCTTATCCTGAAACTCTTTTATATTTGGCAAAGGATCTTTTTTAAAAGAAATGGTTGCATCCCCTGTCATATCAAATAAACCAAGCTGTCCTTGAATCTTTCTTTTCTTATCTTGATTGATACTGTCTAGTAAATTTTCATATACCCCCATCAATTGAGCACGATAAATCTTTAGACTATCAAAAGCACCGCACTTAATTAAGCTTTCTACAGCTCTTTTATTGAGGTCTTTGGCATCGACTTTTTGACAAAAATCGCTAAAACTAATAAATTTCCCTTTTTCATCTCTAGCCTGTACCATCGTTTGAATCATATTTACTCCTACATTTTTTACAGCAGCTAAACCAAATCTGATTTTTTCTCCTTCTACTGTAAAGGTACTATAACTCTTATTGATATCAGGGGGTAAAACTTCTATTCCCATTCTCTTACAATCCTGAATATACTGTACCACCTTTGGCGTGTTTCCCATCACACTGGTAAGCAACGCCGCCATGAATTCTACAGGATAATAGGTTTTTAGGTAAGCCGTTTGATAGCCTAAAATTGCGTAGGCAGCGGCATGCGACTTGTTGAAGGCATAGTTAGCAAAGTCAATCATATCGTCATAGATTTTATTAGCAATCTCCTCAGGAACACCATTTCTAATACAACCTG includes:
- a CDS encoding OB-fold nucleic acid binding domain-containing protein, which gives rise to MEITSKSYLSLLRVVRDLAGYSYSRSDLVRRAMGKKKRDVMEEERQYFIYGKLDKEGNIEIPGCIRNGVPEEIANKIYDDMIDFANYAFNKSHAAAYAILGYQTAYLKTYYPVEFMAALLTSVMGNTPKVVQYIQDCKRMGIEVLPPDINKSYSTFTVEGEKIRFGLAAVKNVGVNMIQTMVQARDEKGKFISFSDFCQKVDAKDLNKRAVESLIKCGAFDSLKIYRAQLMGVYENLLDSINQDKKRKIQGQLGLFDMTGDATISFKKDPLPNIKEFQDKIRLNMEKDVLGLYISGHPLAELQQELKYFTSINSSNINEIMENPQETEHKDGEKIIVGGMILEKITKTTRNNKLMAFITLEDLLGTMECIVFPNVLNQHANLLQEGNLVIIEGTLSLKDEESPKILTNTIRPLAKLETQKLYLKIREKSDMVLVHEAKNILRKYHGSVPLYVYIENENKVFRADRDLWVKLNDDLIKELSQIFGEESVKIK